In Candidatus Eisenbacteria bacterium, the following proteins share a genomic window:
- a CDS encoding gas vesicle protein, translating into MEPTRQGRATLADLLDRVLDKGLVLNADVIITLAGVPLIAVSLSAAIAGVETMLEYGLMKDSILSQTLQEKRFADPVPEQVELG; encoded by the coding sequence ATGGAACCAACTCGACAGGGCAGAGCAACTCTCGCGGACCTATTGGATCGGGTTCTAGATAAAGGTCTGGTTCTCAACGCAGACGTAATTATTACGCTAGCTGGTGTTCCTCTAATTGCCGTGAGCCTCTCTGCAGCAATCGCCGGTGTGGAGACCATGCTTGAGTATGGTCTCATGAAAGATTCTATTCTATCCCAGACTCTTCAAGAAAAGAGATTTGCGGACCCCGTGCCAGAACAAGTTGAACTAGGGTAG
- a CDS encoding GvpL/GvpF family gas vesicle protein, with amino-acid sequence MTADGIYVYCVTKGDREESLDVRGIEGARVRVMTHQGLAAIGQDCEPKLFASQGQSVLTDWLLIHQSIVDLSWERYETIVPFAFGMIVVPTNGKPARQNLDEWLEKQSAELNRKLENLKNKAEYGVQVLWDLATIVSRIREQDNEILNLEKEICSKPTGVAYLLQQKLEELIRQRLETAANTHFKAFYQQIRESVEDIRVERIRKEELPRQMILNVSCLQNRDETATLGAVLERIGQIPGFDVQFTGPWPPYSFVSV; translated from the coding sequence ATGACTGCCGACGGGATTTATGTCTACTGCGTTACGAAGGGAGATCGGGAAGAATCATTGGATGTGCGGGGTATCGAAGGAGCACGAGTGCGGGTCATGACTCACCAGGGATTGGCAGCGATCGGGCAAGACTGTGAGCCCAAGCTGTTTGCCTCTCAAGGCCAGAGTGTTTTGACGGATTGGCTCCTGATCCATCAAAGTATCGTGGATCTTTCATGGGAGCGATACGAAACTATCGTTCCGTTTGCGTTTGGCATGATCGTTGTGCCCACGAACGGGAAACCCGCCCGGCAAAACCTCGATGAGTGGCTGGAAAAGCAATCGGCGGAACTCAACCGCAAATTGGAAAATCTCAAAAACAAGGCGGAATATGGCGTCCAGGTTTTGTGGGATCTAGCCACGATTGTTTCGCGTATTAGGGAACAAGATAACGAGATCCTGAATCTGGAGAAGGAGATCTGCTCCAAACCGACAGGGGTCGCTTATCTGCTGCAACAAAAACTGGAGGAACTGATCCGACAGCGTTTGGAGACGGCTGCCAATACGCATTTCAAGGCCTTCTATCAACAAATCCGTGAATCTGTTGAGGACATCCGCGTGGAAAGGATAAGGAAAGAAGAGCTCCCAAGACAAATGATCCTGAACGTCTCTTGCCTGCAAAACAGGGATGAAACGGCAACCCTGGGGGCAGTGTTGGAAAGAATCGGCCAGATTCCTGGTTTCGATGTCCAATTCACCGGTCCCTGGCCGCCGTACTCCTTCGTCAGTGTTTGA